From a region of the Enterobacter sp. JBIWA008 genome:
- a CDS encoding DUF2502 domain-containing protein produces the protein MFRSLILAAVLLASAPLIATAGEITLLPSVKLQIGDRDDYGRYWDGGYWRDRDYWNRHYEWRGDRWWKHDNGRHRGWYKDNAYERGYREGWNDRDDRRGGWGRGKGHGHGHHH, from the coding sequence ATGTTCAGGTCACTGATTCTTGCAGCGGTATTACTGGCTTCAGCCCCGCTGATCGCCACTGCGGGCGAAATCACCCTGTTGCCATCAGTAAAATTACAAATTGGCGATCGTGACGACTACGGCAGATACTGGGACGGCGGCTACTGGCGCGACCGTGACTACTGGAACCGTCATTATGAATGGCGCGGTGATCGCTGGTGGAAACATGATAACGGCAGACACCGCGGCTGGTATAAAGACAACGCGTATGAGCGCGGCTACCGTGAAGGCTGGAACGATCGTGACGACCGTCGCGGCGGCTGGGGTCGCGGCAAAGGTCATGGTCACGGCCATCATCACTAA
- a CDS encoding Nramp family divalent metal transporter — MTNSRVEGSSGRAARKLRFALMGPAFIAAIGYIDPGNFATNIQAGASFGYKLLWVVVWANLMAMLIQMLSAKLGIATGKNLAEQIRDHYPRPAVWLYWVQAEIIAMATDLAEFIGAAIGFKLILGVSLLQGAVLTGIATFLILMLQRRGQKPLEKVIGGLLLFVAAAYIVELIFSQPNLAQLGKGMVIPSLPTSEAVFLAAGVLGATIMPHVIYLHSSLTQHLHGGTRKERYSATKWDVAIAMTIAGFVNLAMMATAAAAFHFNGHTGIADLDQAYLTLEPLLSHAAATIFGLSLVAAGLSSTVVGTLAGQVVMQGFVRFHIPLWVRRSVTMLPSFVVILMGLDPTRILVMSQVLLSFGIALALVPLLIFTSNKTLMGELVNSTLVKRAGWAIVVVVVALNLWLLVGTALGL; from the coding sequence ATGACAAACAGTCGCGTAGAGGGTAGCAGTGGCAGAGCCGCGCGCAAGTTGCGGTTTGCATTAATGGGACCTGCGTTCATCGCTGCCATTGGCTATATCGATCCAGGTAACTTTGCGACCAATATTCAGGCCGGGGCCAGCTTCGGTTATAAGCTGCTGTGGGTGGTCGTCTGGGCTAACCTGATGGCGATGCTGATTCAGATGCTCTCCGCTAAGCTGGGGATTGCCACGGGTAAAAACCTGGCGGAGCAAATTCGCGACCATTATCCGCGCCCGGCCGTCTGGCTCTACTGGGTTCAGGCTGAAATCATCGCTATGGCCACTGACCTCGCTGAATTTATCGGTGCAGCGATCGGCTTTAAGCTGATTCTGGGCGTGTCGCTGTTGCAGGGGGCGGTGCTGACCGGGATTGCTACTTTCCTGATCCTGATGCTGCAGCGTCGGGGTCAAAAGCCGCTGGAGAAGGTTATCGGCGGTCTGCTGCTGTTTGTCGCTGCGGCCTATATCGTCGAGCTGATTTTCTCACAGCCAAATCTTGCGCAGCTCGGGAAAGGTATGGTGATCCCAAGCCTGCCAACTTCGGAAGCGGTGTTCCTGGCCGCCGGGGTATTGGGGGCGACCATCATGCCGCATGTGATTTATCTCCACTCCTCGCTGACTCAGCATCTCCACGGAGGGACGCGCAAAGAGCGTTACTCAGCCACCAAATGGGACGTGGCGATCGCCATGACCATCGCGGGCTTTGTAAATCTGGCGATGATGGCAACAGCAGCCGCTGCTTTCCACTTTAACGGTCATACCGGTATTGCCGATCTCGATCAGGCCTATCTCACGCTTGAGCCGCTACTGAGCCATGCTGCCGCTACGATATTTGGTCTTAGCCTGGTCGCTGCCGGCCTTTCTTCTACGGTGGTGGGCACGCTGGCAGGCCAGGTGGTGATGCAGGGATTTGTCCGGTTCCATATTCCGCTGTGGGTTCGCCGCTCCGTCACCATGTTGCCGTCATTTGTGGTGATTCTGATGGGGCTCGACCCAACGCGAATTCTGGTCATGAGCCAGGTTCTGCTGAGTTTTGGTATTGCGCTGGCGCTGGTGCCGCTGCTGATCTTTACCAGCAACAAAACCCTGATGGGCGAGCTGGTCAACTCAACGCTGGTAAAACGAGCCGGGTGGGCCATCGTGGTGGTGGTCGTTGCGCTGAACCTGTGGTTATTGGTGGGAACCGCGCTGGGTCTTTAA
- a CDS encoding NupC/NupG family nucleoside CNT transporter, with protein sequence MDRVLHFVLALVVVTALALLVSTDRKKIRIRYVVQLLVIEVLLAWFFLNSNVGLGFVKGFSEMFEKLLGFANEGTNFVFGKMNDEGLAFFFLKVLCPIVFISALIGILQHIRVLPFVIRGIGFLLSKVNGMGKLESFNAVSSLILGQSENFIAYKDILGKMSRNRMYTMAATAMSTVSMSIVGAYMTMLEPKYVVAALVLNMFSTFIVLSLINPYRVDASEENIQMSNLHEGQSFFEMLGEYILAGFKVAIIVAAMLIGFIALISALNALFAAVLGISFQGILGYIFYPVAWVMGVPAHEALQVGSIMATKLVSNEFVAMMDLQKIASTLSPRAEGILSVFLVSFANFSSIGIIAGAIKGLNEEQGNVVSRFGLKLVYGSTLVSVLSASIAALVL encoded by the coding sequence ATGGACCGCGTCCTTCATTTTGTCCTGGCACTTGTTGTCGTTACTGCACTCGCATTGCTGGTCAGCACAGACCGCAAAAAAATTCGTATTCGTTATGTTGTCCAACTGCTGGTCATTGAAGTTTTACTTGCGTGGTTCTTCCTGAACTCCAACGTAGGCCTCGGCTTCGTGAAAGGCTTCTCCGAAATGTTCGAAAAACTGCTCGGATTCGCCAACGAAGGGACGAACTTTGTCTTCGGTAAAATGAACGACGAAGGTCTGGCGTTCTTCTTCCTGAAGGTTCTGTGCCCTATCGTCTTCATCTCCGCGCTGATCGGTATTCTGCAGCACATTCGTGTTCTGCCGTTCGTTATTCGTGGAATTGGCTTCCTGTTATCCAAAGTGAACGGCATGGGCAAGCTGGAATCCTTCAACGCCGTCAGTTCCCTGATCCTCGGTCAGTCTGAGAACTTCATCGCGTATAAAGATATTCTTGGCAAAATGTCCCGTAACCGCATGTACACCATGGCGGCAACCGCAATGTCTACCGTTTCCATGTCTATCGTGGGCGCGTATATGACCATGCTGGAGCCAAAGTATGTTGTTGCGGCGCTGGTTCTGAACATGTTCAGCACCTTTATCGTTCTGTCGCTGATCAACCCGTACCGCGTTGACGCCAGCGAAGAGAACATTCAGATGTCAAACCTGCACGAAGGCCAGAGCTTCTTCGAAATGCTGGGTGAGTACATTCTGGCCGGCTTCAAAGTGGCGATTATCGTTGCCGCCATGCTGATCGGCTTCATTGCGCTGATTTCTGCACTGAATGCCCTGTTCGCAGCGGTGCTGGGTATCTCCTTCCAGGGGATTCTGGGCTACATCTTCTACCCGGTTGCATGGGTGATGGGCGTTCCGGCTCACGAAGCGCTGCAGGTGGGCAGTATCATGGCGACCAAACTGGTTTCTAACGAGTTCGTTGCGATGATGGATCTGCAGAAAATCGCCAGCACGCTTTCTCCGCGCGCGGAAGGTATTCTGTCCGTGTTCCTGGTCTCCTTCGCGAACTTCTCGTCCATCGGTATTATCGCCGGTGCGATTAAGGGTCTAAACGAAGAACAGGGTAACGTGGTTTCTCGCTTTGGCCTGAAGCTGGTTTACGGCTCTACCCTGGTGAGCGTCCTGTCTGCTTCTATCGCGGCACTGGTTCTGTAA
- a CDS encoding EAL domain-containing protein, whose translation MNKKTHNNVKIFMIALALCLIAVPVSRYLSPRAIVNGHDVYLAWLPLSVMLAVILIFGRRAILPILLGFTITNLFYFDLAPLQYSVLLFCQTFALFAACGLLRLMLGKRWRHSIPNKHIGLRIFWLGFVVPLGIKLSMYMAGYLFDFPVTISIYFGEGTVIYNVVDIQSLICAGLIFTMMFYYPLRMIINPRYAVTFWRRSVKPVFYHKNPLYIFVWLMLLGFILVILCGPFESPVIAGYLMPLIFILFTLAISRLTYALISVLWATSALLLLTYNYNFLNGVESGHSLSFILSVLISFAICLLYMSRIYQRSEWLKRGWQDRALTDPLTGLPNIRALEDHLEIHPDAKVSILRMDNLEFLSRHYGIIMRVHCKRTIATSLQPLLQKDEMLFQLPGSELVLVLLGPEIAERLQHMVDRLNSSKIFWNNTGLDIEFGASWGMVEDGEKLHHTLGQLSWLAEQACGPQNVLALTNSLEVASGQTTERVLMLARIKHALEAGQFHLYAQPIRKADGSGYYEILTRMESEGEIITPDRFIPLIAQFNLSHRFDMCVMEKLLVWLRDNPATHAGARFSVNLMPLTLMQKEVATEICALFERYGVAPQAVVIEITEEQAFSNSGSSINNIQQLRDYGFRIAIDDFGTGYANYERLRRLQADIIKIDGCFVKDICTDDMDAMIVQSICNLAKTKSLCVVAEYVETPAQREMLLRFGVDYLQGYLIGKPEPLEELRA comes from the coding sequence ATGAATAAAAAAACGCATAATAATGTAAAGATATTTATGATTGCCCTGGCACTTTGCCTGATTGCGGTACCTGTCTCCCGTTATCTCTCTCCACGCGCAATTGTTAATGGTCATGACGTTTATTTAGCATGGTTGCCACTCAGCGTGATGCTGGCGGTAATTCTGATATTTGGGCGCAGAGCAATTCTTCCCATTCTGTTAGGTTTTACTATCACTAATTTATTTTATTTTGATTTAGCACCACTACAATATTCAGTTTTACTGTTCTGTCAGACCTTTGCGTTGTTTGCGGCATGCGGCTTGCTACGCCTTATGCTAGGCAAGCGCTGGCGCCACAGTATCCCTAACAAGCACATCGGGCTTCGTATATTCTGGCTCGGTTTTGTCGTGCCATTAGGTATTAAGCTGTCGATGTATATGGCAGGCTATTTGTTTGATTTTCCGGTAACTATTTCGATCTATTTCGGCGAAGGAACGGTAATTTATAACGTTGTGGATATTCAAAGCCTGATATGCGCGGGGCTGATTTTTACCATGATGTTCTATTACCCGCTAAGAATGATAATTAATCCTCGTTATGCCGTCACCTTCTGGCGGCGAAGCGTGAAGCCGGTGTTTTATCACAAGAATCCATTATATATTTTTGTCTGGTTGATGCTTTTAGGCTTCATTCTCGTCATTTTATGTGGTCCTTTTGAATCACCGGTCATTGCGGGCTATTTGATGCCGCTTATTTTTATTCTTTTTACCTTAGCGATAAGCCGCCTGACCTATGCGTTGATTTCTGTGCTGTGGGCTACCTCCGCGCTCCTGCTGTTGACCTATAACTATAATTTCCTCAACGGGGTAGAATCGGGCCATTCGCTCTCTTTTATCCTCTCCGTGCTGATCTCTTTCGCCATCTGTTTGCTTTACATGTCGCGCATTTACCAGCGCAGCGAGTGGCTGAAGCGGGGCTGGCAGGACAGGGCGCTTACCGATCCACTTACCGGTTTGCCCAATATTCGTGCGCTGGAGGATCACCTTGAGATTCATCCGGATGCAAAAGTGAGCATTCTGCGTATGGATAACCTGGAATTTTTGAGCCGCCACTACGGGATTATCATGCGGGTCCACTGCAAACGAACGATCGCCACGTCGCTTCAGCCGCTCCTGCAAAAAGATGAGATGCTCTTCCAGTTGCCCGGAAGCGAGCTGGTGTTGGTATTGCTTGGGCCGGAAATTGCTGAACGTCTCCAGCATATGGTCGACCGGCTCAACAGCAGTAAGATTTTCTGGAACAACACCGGGCTGGACATAGAGTTTGGCGCGTCATGGGGAATGGTCGAAGATGGCGAGAAACTGCATCACACGCTGGGGCAGCTAAGCTGGCTGGCAGAGCAGGCCTGCGGACCGCAAAACGTTCTCGCGCTCACGAATAGCCTTGAGGTGGCATCAGGACAAACGACAGAGCGTGTCCTGATGCTGGCGCGGATTAAGCATGCCCTGGAGGCGGGGCAATTCCATTTATATGCGCAGCCGATCCGGAAGGCGGACGGGAGTGGATACTATGAAATCCTGACGCGAATGGAAAGTGAGGGGGAGATTATTACCCCTGACCGCTTTATTCCACTGATCGCGCAGTTTAACCTCAGCCACCGGTTTGATATGTGCGTCATGGAAAAATTACTAGTGTGGCTGCGCGATAACCCTGCAACGCACGCTGGCGCCCGCTTTTCAGTCAATCTGATGCCGCTGACGCTGATGCAAAAAGAGGTGGCAACCGAGATTTGCGCGCTGTTTGAACGGTACGGCGTTGCACCTCAGGCAGTCGTGATTGAGATTACCGAAGAGCAGGCTTTCTCCAATTCAGGCTCGAGTATCAACAATATTCAGCAACTGCGGGATTATGGTTTCCGTATTGCCATCGATGATTTTGGTACGGGATACGCTAACTATGAGCGTCTGAGACGTCTGCAGGCGGACATCATTAAAATTGACGGTTGCTTTGTGAAAGACATTTGTACAGACGACATGGATGCAATGATCGTGCAGTCGATATGTAATCTGGCGAAGACAAAATCGCTGTGCGTGGTTGCTGAATATGTAGAAACACCGGCGCAGCGCGAGATGCTGCTCCGCTTTGGTGTGGACTACCTGCAGGGATATCTGATAGGCAAACCCGAACCGCTGGAAGAGTTACGGGCATAA
- a CDS encoding YfeC-like transcriptional regulator has translation MIKERMTPEELALLTGYSRQTINKWVRKEGWITSPKPGVQGGKARLVHVNEKVRDFIRSARRASETSELPDGTSHDGSLHTLLLTLANEMTPEEQKQMTSLLMREGITGLLQRLGIRDQN, from the coding sequence ATGATCAAGGAACGAATGACGCCAGAAGAGTTAGCCCTACTCACTGGCTATAGCCGCCAGACCATCAATAAATGGGTACGCAAAGAGGGTTGGATTACGTCACCAAAACCAGGCGTCCAGGGCGGGAAAGCGCGCCTGGTGCATGTGAACGAAAAAGTCCGTGACTTTATCCGCAGCGCACGTCGGGCAAGTGAAACGTCCGAACTGCCAGACGGTACGAGCCATGACGGTTCGCTTCACACCCTGCTCCTCACGCTGGCCAATGAAATGACGCCGGAAGAGCAGAAGCAGATGACATCGCTGTTAATGCGGGAAGGGATTACCGGATTGTTGCAACGTTTAGGGATTCGCGATCAGAACTGA
- a CDS encoding YfeC-like transcriptional regulator, producing MKKLRSKMTTEELAESLGVARQTVNRWIRQQGWKTEGLNGVKGGRARLIHVDARVKEHIMSLPAIRNRQAVYHLAEATASYSEPSSNLSPGIIETLESMTEPEQKRLDALLKREGILGFLTRLGIAEEKE from the coding sequence ATGAAAAAATTACGTAGCAAAATGACCACGGAAGAGCTGGCGGAGAGTTTGGGCGTTGCCAGACAAACGGTTAATCGCTGGATACGCCAGCAGGGATGGAAAACCGAAGGACTCAACGGCGTGAAGGGCGGTCGGGCACGGCTCATTCATGTTGATGCGCGCGTGAAGGAACATATTATGAGCCTTCCGGCGATCCGTAACCGTCAGGCGGTTTACCATCTCGCGGAGGCCACCGCTTCCTACAGTGAACCCTCTTCGAACCTGTCTCCGGGTATTATTGAGACGCTGGAGAGTATGACTGAGCCAGAGCAGAAGCGTCTGGACGCGTTATTGAAACGCGAAGGCATACTCGGTTTTCTTACGCGTCTGGGTATCGCTGAAGAAAAAGAATAA